In Pseudonocardia sp. HH130629-09, a genomic segment contains:
- a CDS encoding helix-turn-helix domain-containing protein, with amino-acid sequence MQPVLPLPAGLPASWPTHPGIELPRMCVSCRRRSGTARNTPLRSFVCAPCWFACGGDVSAAELTASLEADVASADELLSAAATLLPRTALDWYRALLGSSWYQQVRRDAAERLRGLLAELARRADWNDHTSWPTWERLQEASGWRRSSTARWLAELQRHGWLLRVEGGTTPQFRPLALQHLAGNRAAVYQLRVPAAEAAEQAIPTVPDPRAQSSEHEVPETHTGTTWTPTPTLKDPSKTSTGVPTRARTQIHNPQVSPRFRDQYGPNGPGQEEQHAGHFARRVPVTGAEMLAAAAELRTDPALRRLTPRWIRSIARPWWEAGWTNNDLLYALEHRPRQDGPATPAHRCPAGQLRRPDGWLRHRLSWWRDARGPLVSPTVDSRQRRSAALVRGHAAAERLPYGATDLSPTDLQISSYDHRAARSAIVRQWAAEFTARRNAARPAAEVATVETSKRYYRRISRALDEGRTRRAATPPPLDPADGHGSVPTSSASNDTSSPRNDECNALDEGRTAHERALARARAERASRPLPRAHRRLR; translated from the coding sequence ATGCAGCCAGTTCTGCCTCTTCCGGCAGGGCTGCCGGCGTCCTGGCCGACCCATCCGGGGATCGAACTCCCCCGGATGTGCGTCAGCTGCCGACGTCGGTCGGGAACCGCGCGCAACACTCCACTCAGGTCGTTCGTATGCGCACCGTGCTGGTTCGCCTGCGGTGGCGACGTCTCCGCTGCCGAGCTCACTGCCTCCCTCGAGGCCGACGTCGCGTCGGCCGACGAGCTGCTGTCCGCCGCTGCGACGCTGCTCCCCCGCACCGCGCTGGACTGGTATCGCGCCTTGCTGGGCTCGTCCTGGTATCAGCAGGTCCGTCGCGACGCCGCTGAGCGGTTGCGCGGGCTGCTGGCCGAGCTCGCCCGCCGCGCCGACTGGAACGACCACACCAGCTGGCCCACCTGGGAGCGCCTGCAGGAGGCCAGCGGGTGGCGCCGCAGCAGCACCGCTCGCTGGCTCGCCGAACTGCAGCGCCATGGCTGGCTGCTGCGCGTCGAGGGCGGCACCACCCCTCAGTTCCGTCCACTCGCGCTGCAGCATCTCGCCGGCAACCGGGCCGCGGTCTACCAGCTAAGAGTGCCCGCCGCTGAGGCGGCCGAGCAGGCCATCCCGACCGTGCCGGACCCACGTGCCCAGAGCAGTGAGCACGAAGTGCCAGAGACCCACACAGGCACAACTTGGACCCCAACACCAACACTTAAAGATCCTTCTAAGACTTCTACAGGGGTTCCTACGCGCGCGAGGACACAAATCCACAATCCACAGGTCAGCCCACGTTTTCGTGACCAGTACGGCCCTAACGGGCCGGGACAAGAGGAGCAGCACGCCGGCCACTTCGCCCGACGGGTCCCGGTCACCGGAGCCGAGATGCTCGCCGCGGCCGCGGAGCTGCGCACCGACCCCGCACTGCGCCGGCTGACCCCGCGCTGGATCCGTTCCATCGCTCGCCCCTGGTGGGAAGCAGGCTGGACCAACAACGACCTGCTCTACGCCCTCGAGCACCGGCCCCGCCAGGACGGCCCCGCCACTCCGGCCCACCGCTGCCCAGCCGGTCAACTGCGCAGGCCCGACGGCTGGCTGCGCCATCGCCTGAGCTGGTGGCGCGACGCGCGCGGCCCGCTGGTCTCACCCACTGTCGACTCCCGCCAGCGCCGCTCGGCGGCCCTCGTCCGCGGCCATGCCGCGGCCGAACGACTGCCCTACGGCGCCACCGACCTGAGCCCCACCGATCTGCAGATCAGCAGCTACGACCACCGCGCCGCCCGCTCTGCCATCGTCCGTCAGTGGGCCGCCGAGTTCACCGCCCGCCGCAACGCTGCCCGCCCCGCCGCCGAAGTCGCCACGGTCGAAACCAGCAAGCGCTACTACCGCCGGATCAGCCGCGCACTCGACGAAGGGCGCACTCGCCGCGCAGCCACCCCCCCGCCGCTCGATCCGGCGGATGGTCACGGGAGCGTGCCTACCTCAAGCGCCTCGAACGACACCAGCTCACCGCGCAACGACGAATGCAATGCCCTCGATGAAGGTCGGACCGCCCACGAGCGTGCGCTCGCGCGGGCACGGGCTGAACGCGCCTCCCGGCCTCTCCCCCGAGCTCACCGGAGGCTCCGATGA
- a CDS encoding DDE transposase family protein has protein sequence MKKAHWQIENALHWVRDVTFAEDHSTIRTVAGPQVMASLRNLVISLHRLAGATNIAAAVRHHSRDALRPLRLLKII, from the coding sequence TTGAAAAAGGCTCACTGGCAGATCGAGAACGCGCTGCACTGGGTCCGCGACGTCACCTTCGCCGAGGACCACTCCACCATCCGAACCGTTGCCGGACCCCAGGTCATGGCCTCGCTCCGGAACCTGGTGATCAGCCTGCACCGCCTCGCCGGAGCCACCAACATCGCCGCCGCAGTACGACATCACAGCCGCGACGCGCTGCGCCCCCTCCGACTACTCAAGATCATCTGA
- a CDS encoding ribbon-helix-helix protein, CopG family yields MTTNDDPHAHIDAEVAAVRADYAEEEAEAAETEIAERTAALDVPLNLRIDRDLDAQLKQRAAAAQIPTSALVRRLLRAVVHDHTASVLTVEQVEAIARRVLADTANS; encoded by the coding sequence ATGACCACCAACGACGATCCCCACGCCCACATCGACGCAGAGGTGGCCGCTGTCCGCGCCGACTACGCTGAAGAGGAAGCCGAGGCCGCGGAGACCGAGATCGCCGAGCGCACCGCAGCGCTGGACGTGCCCCTGAACCTGCGCATCGACCGCGACCTCGACGCACAACTCAAGCAACGAGCCGCCGCCGCGCAGATCCCCACCTCGGCGCTGGTGCGACGCCTGCTGCGCGCCGTCGTGCACGACCACACCGCATCGGTGCTTACCGTGGAACAGGTCGAGGCCATCGCCCGCCGAGTACTCGCCGACACCGCCAACAGCTGA
- a CDS encoding IS3 family transposase (programmed frameshift) gives MRERAKRMVREARQQEPGLSVNAACKRIGPQLGILPDTLRGWCKQADIDDGLTPGVTTEDRDELTRLRRENAELRRANEILKTASAFFAGGARPPTAVIVDYIDAHKGRFGVEPICAVLTQHGATIAPSGYYAAKTRPPSRRARSDTGLAETIEATFWDRAKGRGVYGARKMWHQLRRDGVPGADGAPVARCTVERLMRYLGLRGARRGAPVLTTRPDRQATRAPDLVDRDFTAAAPNRLWVVDLTYVPTWSGMVFTAFVSDVFSRRIVGWRCASSMPTELPLDALEMALWTRDSAGQTTDGRLDGLIHHSDAGSQYCAIRYGNRLAEAGAIASIGSVGDSYDNALAESVIGLYKTECIRRDGPIRAVEDLELATASWVHWFNTQRLHSMIGNMPPIEYEQNYYAHQPARDTPISGELSLH, from the exons ATGCGTGAGCGGGCCAAGCGCATGGTCCGGGAAGCACGCCAGCAGGAGCCCGGCTTGTCGGTCAACGCCGCGTGTAAGCGGATCGGACCGCAGCTGGGGATCCTTCCCGACACGCTGCGGGGCTGGTGCAAGCAGGCCGATATCGACGACGGTCTGACACCCGGGGTCACGACCGAGGACCGCGACGAGTTGACCCGGCTGCGGCGGGAGAACGCCGAGCTGCGGCGGGCGAATGAGATCCTCAAGACTGCCTCGGCGTTTTTCGCC GGCGGAGCTCGACCGCCGACTGCGGTGATCGTCGACTACATCGACGCCCACAAGGGCCGGTTCGGGGTCGAGCCGATCTGTGCTGTGCTGACCCAGCACGGCGCCACGATCGCCCCGAGCGGCTACTACGCAGCCAAGACCCGCCCGCCGTCGCGGCGAGCGCGCTCCGACACCGGGCTGGCCGAGACGATCGAGGCCACGTTCTGGGACCGAGCCAAGGGCCGCGGGGTCTACGGAGCCCGCAAGATGTGGCACCAGCTGCGCCGAGACGGCGTCCCGGGCGCCGACGGCGCTCCGGTCGCCCGCTGCACCGTCGAGCGGCTGATGCGCTACCTGGGCCTACGCGGCGCCCGCCGCGGAGCGCCAGTGCTGACCACCCGACCCGACCGACAGGCCACCCGGGCGCCGGATCTGGTCGATCGGGACTTCACCGCCGCCGCACCCAACCGGCTCTGGGTAGTGGATCTGACCTACGTGCCGACCTGGTCGGGGATGGTGTTCACCGCGTTCGTCTCCGACGTGTTCTCCCGACGCATCGTCGGATGGCGTTGCGCTTCCTCGATGCCAACCGAGCTCCCGCTCGACGCTCTGGAAATGGCGTTGTGGACCCGTGACAGCGCAGGTCAGACGACCGACGGGCGCCTGGACGGGTTGATCCATCACAGCGATGCAGGCAGCCAGTACTGCGCTATCCGATACGGCAACCGCCTCGCCGAGGCCGGCGCGATCGCCTCGATCGGCTCGGTCGGTGACAGCTACGACAACGCCCTGGCCGAGTCGGTGATCGGGCTCTACAAGACCGAGTGCATCCGCCGTGACGGACCGATCCGTGCGGTCGAGGATCTCGAGCTGGCCACCGCGAGCTGGGTGCATTGGTTCAACACCCAGCGGCTGCACTCCATGATCGGCAACATGCCGCCGATCGAGTACGAACAGAACTACTACGCTCACCAACCAGCCCGAGACACTCCGATCTCGGGAGAACTCAGCCTCCACTGA
- a CDS encoding IclR family transcriptional regulator domain-containing protein: MTEVADGAGGRDRIQSIERGFAVLLAFDADRPRPTSSDVAAATGLSRPAVRRILLTLQHLGYVEPVGSRWRLTPRVLSLGQRYSATHSIVEDARPHLARLAEETDESASLTVLDGADVVYVARVPVRRILQVEVSPGTRVPATATAMGRVLLAWAEEPVIARMLATPPRACTPRTVTDPKVLRGILREVQTRGWALAVGELDPDLMTLAAPVRDHTGAVAAAIASATSTGRCSPEKLVETVLPHVLAAAERLSRSLGRTSSARFGAARDGFY; this comes from the coding sequence ATGACCGAGGTGGCCGACGGCGCCGGGGGCCGGGACCGCATCCAGAGCATCGAGCGGGGCTTCGCCGTACTGCTCGCCTTCGACGCCGACCGGCCGCGGCCGACCAGCTCGGACGTGGCTGCGGCGACCGGGCTGTCCCGGCCGGCCGTCCGCCGGATCCTGCTGACGCTGCAGCACCTCGGCTACGTCGAGCCGGTGGGCAGCCGCTGGCGGCTGACCCCGCGGGTGCTGTCGCTCGGGCAGCGCTACTCCGCGACCCACTCGATAGTCGAGGACGCCCGCCCGCACCTGGCCCGTCTGGCCGAGGAGACCGACGAGTCCGCCTCGCTGACCGTGCTCGACGGCGCAGACGTCGTCTACGTCGCCCGGGTGCCGGTGCGCCGGATCCTGCAGGTCGAAGTGTCCCCCGGCACCCGGGTCCCGGCCACGGCGACCGCGATGGGACGGGTCCTGCTGGCTTGGGCCGAGGAGCCGGTCATCGCCCGGATGCTCGCCACGCCACCGCGGGCCTGCACCCCGCGGACCGTCACCGATCCGAAGGTCCTGCGTGGGATCCTCCGCGAGGTGCAGACCCGAGGTTGGGCACTGGCCGTCGGCGAGCTCGACCCCGACCTAATGACGCTGGCGGCGCCGGTGCGCGACCACACGGGCGCAGTGGCCGCCGCGATCGCCTCCGCGACCAGCACCGGACGGTGCTCACCGGAGAAGCTGGTCGAGACCGTCCTGCCGCACGTGCTGGCCGCGGCCGAGCGGCTCAGCCGGAGCCTGGGACGCACGTCGAGCGCCCGGTTCGGCGCCGCCCGGGACGGCTTCTACTGA
- a CDS encoding flavin reductase family protein: protein MAIDPRELRRCLGHFATGVTVITCQGTDGAPHGATVNAFTAVSLDPPLVLVSLDRRSRLCALVEQERRPFAVNVLASGQKDLALHFAGRPNQDVDWLDDSTCGAPQLAGALAHISCTPWQAYDGGDHVLYLGEVQEFLIHDGAPLLFHTGRFHHLGDDHAPILWGDSADSPEGQSWIAGTTATR from the coding sequence ATGGCGATCGATCCGCGGGAACTGCGCCGGTGTCTCGGGCACTTCGCCACCGGCGTCACTGTCATCACCTGTCAGGGGACCGACGGCGCACCGCACGGGGCGACGGTGAACGCCTTCACCGCGGTGTCGCTCGACCCACCGCTGGTGCTGGTGTCGCTGGACCGGCGGTCACGGCTGTGCGCGCTGGTCGAGCAGGAGCGGCGGCCGTTCGCCGTGAACGTCCTCGCGTCGGGGCAGAAGGACCTCGCCCTGCACTTCGCGGGTCGTCCCAACCAGGACGTCGACTGGCTGGACGACAGCACCTGCGGCGCGCCGCAGCTTGCCGGGGCCCTGGCGCACATCTCGTGCACTCCCTGGCAGGCCTACGACGGCGGTGACCACGTCCTCTACCTGGGCGAGGTCCAGGAGTTCCTGATCCACGACGGAGCCCCGCTGCTGTTCCACACCGGCCGGTTCCACCACCTCGGCGACGACCACGCTCCCATCCTCTGGGGCGACTCGGCCGACAGCCCCGAGGGCCAGAGCTGGATCGCCGGCACGACGGCGACCCGCTGA
- a CDS encoding 4-hydroxyphenylacetate 3-hydroxylase N-terminal domain-containing protein, with the protein MTLQQDSVATPTDENGRVTRPMTGDEYVESLKDDREVYLYGEKVADVTTHPAFRNAVRMTARLYDALHAPTRADKLVVPTDTGSTGVTHPFFRTPHSVEDLRKDREAIAEWARMTYGFMGRSPDYKAAFLGTLGANSEFYDPYAANARRWYTESQEKVLYWNHAIINPPVDRHRPPDEVSDVFMHVEKENDNGVVVSGAKVVATGSAITHFNFLAHYGLPIKKREYSLVCTVPMGAPGMKLICRPSYAQQASMMGSPFDYPLSSRMDENDTIFILDKVLIPWENVFIYGDAEKASTFFPGSGFLHRFTFHGVTRLAVKLDFIAGLLMKGLEVTGSKDFRGVQTRVGEVIAWRNMFWALSDAMCANPDEWVGGAKLPKLDYGLAYRWFMTLGYPRVKEIIMQDLGASLIYLPSHSVDFLSPEVRPYLDKYVRGSNGYEAVDRVKLMKLIWDSIGSEFGGRHELYERNYSGNHEGVRAELLFAAEASGTASAMKGFAEQCLSEYDLNGWTVPDLINNDDVRLFGRNGR; encoded by the coding sequence ATGACCCTGCAGCAGGATTCGGTCGCCACCCCGACCGACGAGAACGGCCGCGTCACCCGGCCGATGACCGGGGACGAGTACGTCGAGAGCCTCAAGGACGACCGCGAGGTCTACCTCTACGGCGAGAAGGTCGCCGACGTGACCACGCACCCGGCGTTCCGCAACGCGGTGCGGATGACCGCGCGGCTCTACGACGCGCTGCACGCCCCGACCCGGGCTGACAAGCTCGTTGTCCCGACCGACACCGGTAGCACCGGGGTCACCCACCCGTTCTTCCGTACCCCGCACTCGGTCGAGGACCTGCGCAAGGACCGTGAGGCGATCGCCGAGTGGGCGCGGATGACCTACGGGTTCATGGGCCGCAGCCCCGACTACAAGGCCGCGTTCCTCGGCACCCTGGGCGCCAACTCCGAGTTCTACGACCCCTACGCCGCCAACGCGCGACGCTGGTACACCGAGTCCCAGGAGAAGGTCCTCTACTGGAACCACGCGATCATCAACCCGCCGGTCGACCGGCACCGCCCGCCCGACGAGGTCTCCGACGTGTTCATGCACGTCGAGAAGGAGAACGACAACGGCGTCGTCGTGTCCGGGGCGAAGGTCGTCGCCACCGGCTCGGCGATCACCCACTTCAACTTCCTCGCCCACTACGGTCTGCCGATCAAGAAGCGTGAGTACTCGCTAGTCTGCACGGTCCCGATGGGCGCACCGGGGATGAAGCTGATCTGCCGGCCGTCCTACGCCCAGCAGGCCTCGATGATGGGCAGCCCGTTCGACTACCCGCTGTCGTCGCGGATGGACGAGAACGACACGATCTTCATCCTGGACAAGGTCCTCATCCCTTGGGAGAACGTCTTCATCTACGGCGACGCGGAGAAGGCGTCGACGTTCTTCCCCGGGTCGGGCTTCCTGCACCGCTTCACCTTCCACGGCGTCACCCGGCTCGCGGTCAAGCTCGACTTCATCGCCGGTCTGCTGATGAAGGGCCTCGAGGTCACCGGCTCCAAGGACTTCCGCGGCGTGCAGACCCGAGTCGGTGAGGTCATCGCTTGGCGCAACATGTTCTGGGCGCTGTCGGACGCAATGTGCGCCAACCCCGACGAGTGGGTCGGTGGGGCGAAGCTGCCCAAGCTCGACTACGGCCTGGCCTACCGCTGGTTCATGACCCTGGGCTACCCGCGGGTCAAGGAGATCATCATGCAGGACCTTGGCGCCTCGCTGATCTACCTGCCCAGCCACTCCGTGGACTTCCTGTCGCCGGAGGTCCGGCCCTACCTGGACAAGTACGTCCGCGGCTCCAACGGCTACGAGGCCGTCGACCGGGTCAAACTCATGAAGCTCATCTGGGACTCCATCGGCTCGGAGTTCGGCGGCCGCCACGAGCTCTACGAGCGCAACTACTCCGGCAACCACGAGGGTGTCCGCGCGGAACTCCTGTTCGCCGCCGAGGCATCCGGGACAGCGTCGGCGATGAAGGGCTTCGCCGAGCAGTGCCTGTCCGAGTACGACCTCAACGGCTGGACCGTCCCCGACCTCATCAACAACGACGACGTGCGGCTGTTCGGCCGCAACGGCCGCTGA
- a CDS encoding dioxygenase, which translates to MTTTDHGVAPSGAGLAGANATESARLGLSSKRDTAGTGRGDAERVATVVGAALEGIRAAIRDHKVTYAEFDAFKRWLIDVSDTGEWPLFLDVYLEFEVERVAAEPQEGSTGTILGPFWLDGQARLSSPATLPMREDEPGTPLVLAGQVTGTDGTPLSGASVDIWHTDDEGWYSGFAEKPPPGNLRGVVACNEQGRFEIHTRKPAPYTIPLDGPTGKLTESAGWSPWRPAHLHLLVSAPGHRTVTTQLFFTGDRYLDSDVASATKPELVLDPQPTGNGAEVRSDHDFVLEPE; encoded by the coding sequence ATGACCACCACCGACCACGGCGTCGCCCCGTCCGGTGCCGGGCTCGCCGGGGCGAACGCCACCGAGTCCGCCCGCCTCGGGCTGTCCAGCAAGCGGGACACAGCCGGGACCGGACGGGGCGACGCCGAGCGCGTCGCCACCGTCGTGGGCGCCGCCTTGGAGGGCATCCGCGCCGCGATCCGCGACCACAAAGTCACCTACGCCGAGTTCGACGCGTTCAAGCGCTGGCTCATCGACGTCTCCGACACCGGGGAGTGGCCGCTGTTCCTCGACGTCTACCTCGAGTTCGAGGTCGAGCGCGTCGCCGCCGAGCCCCAGGAGGGCTCGACCGGCACCATCCTCGGCCCGTTCTGGCTCGACGGCCAGGCCCGGCTGAGCTCGCCGGCGACCCTGCCCATGCGCGAGGACGAGCCCGGCACGCCGCTGGTCCTCGCCGGGCAGGTGACCGGCACCGACGGCACCCCGCTGTCCGGGGCGTCGGTCGACATCTGGCACACCGACGACGAGGGCTGGTACTCCGGCTTCGCCGAGAAGCCCCCGCCCGGAAACCTGCGCGGCGTCGTCGCCTGCAACGAGCAGGGCCGGTTCGAGATCCACACCCGCAAGCCCGCCCCGTACACGATCCCGCTGGACGGCCCCACCGGGAAGCTCACCGAGTCGGCGGGATGGAGTCCGTGGCGACCGGCGCACCTACACCTGCTGGTCTCGGCCCCCGGGCACCGCACGGTCACCACCCAGCTGTTCTTCACCGGTGACCGGTACCTGGACTCCGACGTCGCCTCGGCGACCAAGCCGGAGCTCGTCCTCGACCCGCAGCCCACCGGGAACGGCGCCGAGGTCCGCTCGGACCACGACTTCGTCCTCGAACCCGAGTAG
- a CDS encoding adenylyltransferase/cytidyltransferase family protein → MTTAQAPDRTPSRPVVPLWWGVDAVPDRFGPCVVTVGVFDGVHRGHRRLIDHARAVGRERGLPVVLLTFDPHPARVLGIDRDTAVLTTVDRRAELAAAAGVDAVCVLRFTTGLAARTPHEFARDVLARGLEAAAVVVGANFTFGVRAAGDVTTLATLGTGLGFTTHVVPLLQAVDAPCSSTHARRCIRSGRLDAAARALGRPHRVDGARRGDVVRPDPGTALPPPGRYCGLVDGCAGDVEVLPGGRVRIVAAVGDRPAPDGPVSVVFAGNGTLR, encoded by the coding sequence ATGACCACCGCCCAGGCACCCGATCGCACCCCGAGTCGGCCCGTCGTCCCGCTGTGGTGGGGCGTCGACGCCGTCCCTGACCGCTTCGGCCCCTGCGTGGTGACCGTCGGGGTCTTCGACGGCGTCCACCGTGGCCACCGACGCCTCATCGACCACGCCCGAGCCGTCGGGCGGGAACGGGGGCTACCGGTCGTGCTGCTCACCTTCGACCCGCATCCGGCCCGCGTGCTCGGGATCGACCGCGACACCGCCGTCCTGACCACCGTGGACCGCCGCGCGGAGCTGGCGGCCGCCGCCGGCGTCGACGCGGTCTGCGTACTCCGCTTCACCACCGGGCTGGCCGCCCGGACCCCGCATGAGTTCGCCCGCGACGTCCTCGCCCGCGGGCTGGAGGCCGCGGCGGTCGTCGTCGGTGCGAACTTCACCTTCGGCGTCCGCGCCGCCGGCGACGTCACCACGCTGGCGACTCTGGGGACGGGTCTCGGCTTCACCACCCACGTGGTGCCGCTGCTGCAGGCGGTCGACGCTCCCTGCTCGTCCACCCACGCCCGGCGGTGCATCCGATCGGGCCGGCTCGACGCCGCGGCGCGGGCCCTCGGCCGCCCGCACCGGGTCGACGGCGCGCGCCGCGGTGACGTCGTCCGTCCTGATCCCGGGACGGCGCTCCCACCGCCCGGCCGCTACTGCGGTCTCGTGGACGGCTGTGCGGGCGACGTCGAGGTGCTGCCCGGCGGGCGGGTGCGGATCGTCGCGGCCGTGGGGGACCGGCCGGCACCGGACGGCCCGGTCTCGGTCGTCTTCGCCGGGAACGGCACGCTCCGATGA
- a CDS encoding alpha/beta fold hydrolase: MALPAQTRLVRLLRPARRRVGEGLVQRRRRRRDLLDGRTRTGGRVRPPPDHPRAPADGREGASVLVLGPSLGTDLHLFDVQVDALGDEFRIVRYDLPGHGASPAPAGPYTMAGLARDVVALLDRLAIGRVHYVGVSIGGAIGQQIALAFPRASDDPDGARLGRPVRRAVELALLPRPDGACPRHLLDGHQPTRRLAHPRVRGHTQRGGGMPAAHARRDRPGGLRRVLRGDRSLRRAAQASRHHRPRTGHRRPRRLGRTPEMLKLIANGVPDGRYAVVDGAAHLANVEAPQQVTALLSTFLTGRGADLPCDDAQSPT; this comes from the coding sequence ATGGCGCTACCGGCGCAAACGCGTCTCGTTCGACTACTTCGCCCCGCTCGCCGACGGGTGGGAGAAGGGCTTGTTCAGCGTCGTCGACGCCGCCGGGACCTACTGGACGGGCGCACCCGAACCGGAGGTCGAGTTCGTCCACCCCCCGATCACCCTCGCGCACCGGCCGACGGTCGCGAGGGCGCCTCCGTCCTCGTGCTCGGACCGTCGCTGGGCACCGACCTGCACCTGTTCGACGTCCAGGTCGACGCCCTGGGCGACGAGTTCCGCATCGTGCGTTACGACCTGCCCGGACACGGCGCGAGCCCGGCACCCGCCGGGCCGTACACGATGGCCGGTCTCGCGCGCGACGTCGTGGCCCTGCTCGACCGGCTCGCCATCGGCCGCGTCCACTACGTGGGTGTCTCCATCGGCGGCGCCATCGGCCAGCAGATCGCCCTCGCCTTCCCCCGGGCGTCTGACGACCCTGACGGTGCTCGCCTCGGCCGCCCGGTTCGCCGAGCCGTCGAGCTGGCCCTCCTCCCACGCCCAGACGGTGCGTGCCCGAGGCACCTCCTCGATGGTCACCAGCCGACCCGGCGTCTGGCTCACCCACGAGTTCGTGGACACACACAACGAGGAGGCGGTATGCCTGCTGCGCATGCTCGGCGCGACCGACCCGGAGGGCTACGCCGGGTGCTGCGAGGCGATCGGAGCCTTCGACGTGCGGCGCAGGCTTCCCGACATCACCGTCCCCGTACTGGCCATCGCCGCCCGCGCCGACTCGGCCGCACCCCCGAGATGCTGAAGCTGATCGCCAACGGGGTGCCGGACGGCCGCTACGCCGTCGTGGACGGGGCTGCGCACCTGGCCAATGTCGAGGCCCCACAGCAGGTCACCGCATTGCTGTCCACCTTCCTCACCGGCCGCGGCGCGGATCTCCCGTGCGACGACGCGCAGTCGCCCACCTGA
- a CDS encoding IS256 family transposase: protein MVAEAKARGLALTGPDGLLKLFTKNVLETALNEEMTEHLGHDKNRADPGRESTNVRNGSRSKTVLSDAAGDVEIDVPRDRASTFEPQIVKKRQRRLTDVDEVVLSLYAKGMTTGEVSAHFADIYGASVSKETVSRITDKVVAEMNDWVGRPLDSVYAAVFIDAVHVKVRDGQVANRPVYAAIGVTVDGCKDVLGLWMGVGSEGAKFWMSVLVDLKNRGVRDVLFLVCDGLKGLPEVVANVWPQTIVQTCVVHLIRNTFRLVGRQDWDAVKRDIKPIYAAPNPNAALIAMDELDEKWGRKYAAMIRLWRNAWEEFVPFLDYDVEIRRVICSTNAIESLNARYRRAVRARGHFPTEQAAMKCLYLVTRSLDPTGTGRTRWTMRWKPVINAFAITFGDRWPGAETY, encoded by the coding sequence ATGGTGGCCGAGGCGAAGGCGCGCGGGCTGGCGTTGACCGGCCCGGACGGCCTGTTGAAGCTCTTTACCAAGAATGTTCTGGAAACGGCGCTGAACGAGGAGATGACCGAGCACCTCGGGCACGACAAGAACCGGGCCGACCCCGGCCGGGAATCCACCAACGTGCGGAACGGGTCCCGCTCGAAGACGGTTCTCTCGGATGCCGCGGGTGACGTGGAGATCGACGTTCCGAGAGACAGGGCCAGCACTTTCGAGCCGCAGATCGTGAAGAAGCGTCAGCGGCGCCTCACAGATGTCGACGAGGTCGTACTGTCGCTGTATGCGAAAGGGATGACGACCGGGGAGGTTTCCGCACATTTCGCTGACATCTATGGGGCGTCAGTATCGAAGGAGACGGTCTCGCGGATCACCGACAAGGTCGTCGCCGAGATGAATGACTGGGTTGGTCGGCCGTTGGATTCGGTGTACGCCGCGGTGTTCATCGACGCTGTCCACGTCAAGGTCCGGGACGGGCAGGTCGCCAACCGGCCGGTCTACGCAGCCATCGGCGTCACCGTGGACGGCTGCAAGGACGTGCTGGGGCTGTGGATGGGCGTCGGCAGTGAGGGCGCGAAGTTCTGGATGAGCGTGCTGGTCGACCTGAAGAACCGCGGCGTGCGTGACGTGCTGTTCCTGGTCTGCGACGGCCTCAAAGGACTCCCGGAGGTCGTGGCCAACGTGTGGCCGCAAACCATTGTCCAAACCTGCGTCGTGCACCTGATCCGAAACACTTTCCGGCTGGTGGGTCGACAGGACTGGGACGCGGTGAAGCGCGACATCAAACCAATCTATGCCGCGCCCAACCCGAATGCAGCACTTATCGCTATGGATGAGCTCGACGAGAAATGGGGCCGTAAGTACGCGGCGATGATCCGGCTATGGCGCAACGCGTGGGAAGAGTTCGTGCCGTTCTTGGACTACGACGTCGAGATTCGAAGGGTGATCTGCTCTACGAATGCGATCGAATCGCTTAACGCCCGCTACCGGCGCGCGGTGCGGGCGCGTGGTCATTTCCCCACTGAGCAGGCTGCGATGAAATGCTTGTATCTTGTGACTCGCAGCCTGGACCCGACCGGGACGGGCCGCACGAGGTGGACGATGCGTTGGAAGCCCGTGATCAACGCGTTCGCCATCACGTTCGGTGACCGCTGGCCGGGAGCCGAGACCTACTGA
- a CDS encoding AbrB/MazE/SpoVT family DNA-binding domain-containing protein, with protein sequence MSEQVDDAGHAEVVVNRDGRILIPAQVRRDLGLAAGSALLLSVEDGRVVMESRAQLVARMRREIAEAWQGDPAVSVTDELLAERRAEAAAEDAR encoded by the coding sequence ATGTCGGAGCAGGTGGACGATGCGGGACATGCCGAGGTCGTCGTCAATCGGGACGGCCGGATCCTGATCCCCGCGCAGGTGCGTCGTGATCTGGGCCTGGCCGCCGGGTCGGCGTTGCTGCTGTCGGTCGAGGACGGGCGGGTGGTGATGGAGTCCCGTGCCCAGCTGGTCGCGCGGATGCGCCGGGAGATCGCCGAGGCCTGGCAGGGCGACCCGGCGGTCTCGGTCACCGACGAGCTGCTCGCCGAGCGCCGCGCCGAGGCGGCCGCCGAGGACGCCCGGTGA